The proteins below come from a single Triticum aestivum cultivar Chinese Spring chromosome 5D, IWGSC CS RefSeq v2.1, whole genome shotgun sequence genomic window:
- the LOC123125205 gene encoding dehydration-responsive element-binding protein 1B — translation MDTVGAWPHFEGQEYSTVWPEEEYRTVWSEPPKRRAGRNKLQETRHPVYRGVRRRGREGQWVWVCELRVPAAGSRVYSRIWLGTFADPEMAARAHDSAALALSGRDACLNFADSAWRMMPVHAAGSFKLAAAQEIKDAVAVALKEFQEQQRPADVSKAPSSTDSTSEESAPSITSSDLSGLDDEHWIGGMDAGSYYANLAQGMLMEPPAAGAWREDREQDDGVDTSLWSY, via the coding sequence ATGGACACCGTCGGCGCCTGGCCGCATTTTGAGGGGCAAGAGTACAGCACGGTGTGGCCGGAGGAGGAGTACCGGACGGTGTGGTCCGAGCCGCCGAAGCGGCGGGCGGGCCGGAACAAGTTGCAGGAGACGCGCCACCCGGTGTACCGCGGCGTTCGCCGCCGTGGCCGGGAAGGGCAGTGGGTGTGGGTGTGCGAGCTGCGGGTGCCGGCCGCCGGGAGCCGGGTTTACTCCAGGATCTGGCTCGGCACCTTCGCCGACCCCGAGATGGCGGCGCGCGCGCATGACTCGGCCGCGCTCGCGCTCTCCGGCCGCGATGCGTGCCTCAACTTCGCCGACTCCGCCTGGCGGATGATGCCCGTCCACGCGGCCGGGTCGTTCAAGCTGGCCGCCGCGCAGGAGATCAAGGACGCCGTGGCCGTCGCCCTCAAGGAGTTCCAGGAGCAGCAGCGCCCTGCCGACGTGTCAAAGGCGCCATCCTCCACGGACTCCACGTCCGAGGAGAGCGCGCCGTCCATCACCTCCAGCGACTTGTCTGGTCTGGACGACGAGCACTGGATCGGCGGCATGGACGCCGGGTCGTACTACGCAAACTTGGCGCAGGGCATGCTCATGGAGCCGCCGGCCGCCGGAGCGTGGCGGGAGGACCGCGAACAGGACGACGGCGTCGACACGTCGCTGTGGAGCTACTAG
- the LOC100037635 gene encoding dehydration-responsive element-binding protein 1B, which yields MDVADAASPSGQDQQGHRTVSSEPPKRPAGRTKVHETRHPLYRGVRQRGRVGQWVCEVRVPGVKGSRLWLGTFTTAEMAARAHDAAVLALSGRAACLNFADSAWRMLPVLAPGSFGFGSAREIKAAVAVAVVAFKKQQIIPVAVAVVALQKQQIIPVAVAVVALQKQQIPVAVALVALQEKQIPVAVAVVALHRQQVPVDDPATSGPGSALFYMSSSDLLELDEEQWFGGMDAGSYYASLAQGMLVAPPDERARPEDGEQSGVQTPLWSQSHLFN from the coding sequence ATGGACGTCGCCGACGCCGCCTCCCCGTCTGGCCAGGACCAGCAGGGGCACAGGACGGTGTCGTCTGAGCCGCCGAAGCGCCCCGCGGGGCGGACCAAGGTCCATGAGACGCGCCACCCGCTGTACCGCGGCGTGCGGCAGCGGGGACGGGTCGGGCAGTGGGTGTGCGAGGTGCGCGTGCCTGGGGTGAAGGGCTCCAGGCTCTGGCTCGGCACCTTCACCACCGCCGAGATGGCGGCGCGCGCGCACGACGCCGCCGTGCTCGCGCTCTCCGGCCGCGCTGCCTGCCTCAACTTCGCCGACTCCGCATGGCGCATGCTGCCCGTCCTCGCGCCCGGGTCGTTCGGCTTCGGCAGCGCGCGCGAGATCaaggccgccgtcgccgtcgccgtcgtggcGTTCAAGAAGCAGCAGATTATCCCAGTGGCCGTCGCCGTCGTGGCGCTACAGAAGCAGCAGATTATCCCAGTGGCCGTCGCCGTCGTGGCGCTCCAGAAGCAGCAGATTCCAGTCGCCGTCGCCCTCGTGGCGCTCCAGGAAAAGCAGATCccagtcgccgtcgccgtcgtggcGCTCCATCGGCAGCAGGTTCCAGTCGACGACCCGGCAACCTCCGGCCCGGGCAGCGCTCTGTTTTACATGTCCTCCAGCGACTTGTTGGAGCTCGACGAGGAGCAGTGGTTTGGCGGCATGGACGCCGGGTCGTACTACGCGAGCTTGGCGCAGGGGATGCTCGTGGCACCGCCGGACGAAAGAGCGAGGCCGGAGGACGGCGAGCAGAGCGGCGTCCAGACGCCGCTATGGAGCCAGAGCCACTTGTTCAACTAA